In Flavobacterium sp. N1736, the following are encoded in one genomic region:
- a CDS encoding sigma-54-dependent transcriptional regulator: MSKILIIEDEAAIRRVLVKILSEENDTYQVDEAEDGVAGLEKIKNNDYDLVLCDIKMPKMDGVEVLEEVKKIKPEIPMVMISGHGDMETAIHTMRLGAFDYISKPPDLNRLLNTVRNALDKKQLVVENKILKKKVSKNYEMIGESDAISHIKLMIDKVAQTEARVLITGPNGTGKELVAHQLHEKSERANFPLIEVNCAAIPSELIESELFGHVKGAFTSAVKDRAGKFEAADKGTIFLDEIGDMSLSAQAKVLRALQESMITRVGAEKDIKVDVRVVAATNKDLKTEIAEGRFREDLYHRLAVILIKVPPLNERRDDIPALVRHFAEKIASEQGNVVKVFSQQAIKLLQEYDWTGNIRELRNVVERLIILGGNEISESDVTMFASK, from the coding sequence ATGAGTAAAATACTAATTATAGAAGACGAAGCGGCGATCAGAAGAGTTTTGGTAAAGATTTTATCAGAAGAAAATGATACGTATCAGGTTGATGAAGCGGAAGATGGAGTTGCGGGTCTTGAGAAAATAAAAAATAACGATTACGATTTGGTTTTGTGCGATATCAAAATGCCAAAAATGGACGGTGTTGAGGTTTTAGAAGAAGTAAAAAAAATTAAACCAGAAATTCCGATGGTGATGATTTCCGGTCATGGCGATATGGAAACGGCAATTCATACGATGCGTTTGGGTGCCTTTGATTATATCTCGAAACCGCCGGATTTAAATCGTTTATTAAATACAGTTCGTAATGCTTTAGATAAAAAACAACTTGTAGTTGAAAATAAAATTCTGAAGAAAAAAGTCAGTAAAAATTACGAAATGATTGGCGAGAGCGATGCCATTAGTCATATAAAATTAATGATTGATAAAGTAGCCCAAACCGAAGCACGAGTTTTGATTACAGGACCAAACGGAACCGGAAAAGAATTAGTTGCGCATCAATTGCATGAAAAAAGCGAACGTGCTAATTTTCCTTTAATCGAAGTAAACTGTGCTGCAATTCCAAGTGAATTGATCGAAAGTGAATTGTTCGGACACGTAAAAGGTGCTTTTACATCGGCAGTGAAAGATCGTGCCGGAAAGTTTGAAGCAGCAGATAAAGGAACAATTTTTTTGGATGAAATTGGCGATATGAGTCTTTCGGCGCAAGCCAAAGTTTTACGTGCTTTGCAGGAAAGTATGATTACCAGAGTTGGAGCCGAAAAAGATATCAAAGTTGATGTTCGTGTTGTGGCGGCAACCAATAAAGATTTAAAGACAGAAATTGCCGAAGGTCGTTTTCGGGAAGATTTATACCATCGTTTGGCAGTAATTTTAATTAAAGTTCCGCCATTGAATGAAAGACGTGATGATATTCCGGCTTTAGTAAGACATTTTGCAGAGAAAATTGCTTCGGAACAAGGAAATGTGGTGAAAGTATTTTCGCAGCAAGCCATAAAATTATTGCAGGAATACGATTGGACAGGAAATATTCGTGAACTTCGAAATGTAGTCGAAAGATTAATCATTTTGGGAGGAAACGAAATATCAGAATCTGACGTAACAATGTTTGCAAGCAAATAA
- a CDS encoding GNAT family N-acetyltransferase — protein sequence MKKSKSIETERLLLRELNLSDAEAMFELDSNPNVHIFLGNKPVKHIDESILQIENIQKQYKDFGTGRWAVILKETNEFLGWSGIKFITNEINNHQNFYEIGYRFIEKHWGKGYASEAGKAFVEYAFNEMNVDCLYAYADEGNKNSRKILEKLGFQYVNSFMYEDELEVWYEFKNPNK from the coding sequence ATGAAAAAATCAAAATCAATTGAAACTGAACGTTTGCTTTTGAGAGAATTGAATCTTTCAGATGCAGAAGCAATGTTTGAATTGGATTCGAATCCAAATGTGCATATTTTTCTTGGAAACAAACCTGTAAAACATATTGACGAAAGTATTCTTCAAATAGAGAACATTCAAAAACAATATAAAGATTTTGGAACAGGTCGCTGGGCGGTTATTTTAAAAGAAACCAATGAATTTTTAGGCTGGTCCGGAATAAAATTTATTACGAATGAGATCAATAACCATCAAAATTTTTATGAAATTGGTTATCGGTTTATCGAAAAACATTGGGGAAAAGGATATGCAAGCGAAGCAGGAAAAGCTTTTGTTGAATATGCTTTTAACGAAATGAATGTAGATTGCCTTTATGCTTATGCCGATGAAGGAAATAAAAATTCAAGGAAAATTCTTGAAAAACTGGGTTTTCAATACGTAAATTCTTTTATGTATGAAGACGAATTAGAAGTTTGGTATGAATTTAAAAATCCAAACAAATAA
- a CDS encoding 3-ketoacyl-ACP reductase, whose product MTDLKNKNALITGAGKGIGKAIAIALAKEGVNVILVSRTQADVDQLAVETSNLGVKSLALSADVSDINSINKAVEKAFAEFKSIDILINSAGIASFGKFLELEPDAWERIIQVNLMGTYYTTRAVIPNMIERQTGDIINISSTAGLNGNALTSAYSASKFAVLGLTDSLMQEMRKHNIRVTALTPSTVATDMAKDLNLTDGNPEKVMQSEDVAELIIAQLKLSSRVFIKNSSIWSTNP is encoded by the coding sequence ATGACTGACTTAAAAAATAAAAATGCTCTAATTACAGGAGCCGGAAAAGGAATTGGAAAAGCAATCGCCATTGCACTGGCAAAAGAAGGTGTAAATGTAATTTTAGTTTCAAGAACACAAGCCGATGTTGATCAGCTTGCTGTTGAAACTTCAAATTTAGGCGTAAAATCATTGGCTCTTTCTGCTGATGTTTCAGATATTAATTCTATAAATAAGGCTGTCGAAAAAGCTTTTGCTGAATTTAAAAGTATTGATATTTTAATTAATAGTGCCGGAATTGCTTCTTTTGGAAAGTTCTTAGAATTAGAACCTGACGCCTGGGAAAGAATCATTCAGGTAAATTTAATGGGAACTTATTATACAACCCGGGCCGTGATTCCGAATATGATTGAAAGACAAACGGGAGATATTATCAACATTTCGTCAACCGCAGGATTAAACGGAAACGCATTAACAAGTGCTTACAGTGCTTCTAAATTTGCTGTTTTAGGATTGACGGATTCTTTAATGCAGGAAATGAGAAAACACAATATTCGTGTTACTGCCTTAACACCAAGTACGGTTGCCACTGATATGGCAAAAGATTTGAACCTGACAGACGGAAATCCTGAAAAAGTAATGCAGTCTGAAGATGTTGCCGAATTAATTATTGCCCAGCTTAAATTAAGCAGCAGGGTTTTTATAAAAAATAGCAGTATTTGGTCTACAAATCCTTAA
- a CDS encoding phospholipid scramblase family protein, with amino-acid sequence MNPILNQNLFLVKEHVGMFKAANNYDIYDPESNLIIMNCRENNLGFFTKVFRFTDYKRMTPFNIEITTASGEKLISVRRGIAWFRSTVEVLDEKDRLVGTFKQKFFSIGGKFEILDKNEKPVATLQGKWTGWDFKFSHENKQLAQVSKKWAGIGKEFFTSADNYVLQIEENVAPESPLRQLILAAVMCIDMVLKE; translated from the coding sequence TTCAAAGCTGCTAACAATTATGATATTTATGATCCGGAAAGCAATCTGATTATTATGAATTGCAGAGAAAATAATCTTGGCTTTTTTACTAAAGTTTTCCGCTTTACAGATTACAAAAGAATGACGCCTTTTAATATTGAAATTACAACGGCTTCGGGCGAAAAATTAATTTCGGTAAGACGCGGCATTGCCTGGTTTCGTTCTACAGTCGAAGTTTTGGATGAAAAAGATCGTTTGGTGGGAACTTTTAAACAGAAATTCTTTTCTATTGGAGGGAAATTTGAAATTCTGGATAAAAACGAAAAACCGGTGGCAACGCTTCAGGGAAAATGGACGGGTTGGGATTTTAAATTTTCTCACGAAAATAAACAGCTTGCTCAGGTTAGTAAAAAATGGGCAGGAATTGGAAAGGAGTTTTTTACAAGTGCTGATAATTATGTACTTCAGATAGAAGAAAACGTAGCGCCGGAAAGTCCGCTAAGACAATTAATTCTTGCAGCTGTAATGTGTATTGATATGGTTTTGAAAGAATAA
- a CDS encoding DEAD/DEAH box helicase yields MKLKKINEKLQDALIENGLTEANILQRETFSTIKSGADCIILSPAGSGKSTTIVLNVIQQLSGHTEESPRALIFVEDKAKVLEMEALFEKYGKYSKLEVYGVHDKGDMDYDKNYISTGIDVLIGTPNKLSDMFTTAGYNVNRLKMFILDDADPILKLRHETKIMRISNSITKTQRIIFAETLTERIEILADKMLLEPFLFDMDEEGEEELDEEEGFIEEE; encoded by the coding sequence ATGAAACTAAAAAAAATAAACGAGAAGTTACAAGACGCCTTAATCGAAAACGGATTGACAGAAGCTAATATTCTGCAAAGAGAAACTTTTTCGACTATAAAAAGTGGTGCCGATTGTATTATTCTTTCTCCGGCAGGAAGCGGAAAATCAACAACAATTGTATTGAATGTGATTCAGCAATTGTCAGGTCATACAGAGGAATCTCCTCGTGCTTTGATTTTTGTAGAAGATAAAGCCAAGGTGTTAGAAATGGAAGCACTTTTTGAGAAATACGGAAAATATTCAAAACTTGAAGTTTACGGAGTTCACGACAAAGGCGATATGGATTATGATAAAAATTATATTTCAACAGGAATCGATGTTTTAATTGGAACGCCAAATAAATTAAGCGATATGTTTACGACCGCCGGTTATAATGTAAACCGATTGAAAATGTTTATTCTGGATGACGCTGATCCTATTTTGAAATTACGTCATGAAACTAAAATTATGCGTATTTCGAACAGTATTACAAAAACACAGCGCATTATTTTTGCTGAAACACTGACAGAACGTATCGAGATTTTGGCAGACAAAATGCTTTTAGAACCTTTTTTATTCGATATGGATGAAGAAGGTGAAGAAGAACTTGACGAAGAAGAAGGTTTTATTGAAGAGGAATAA
- a CDS encoding DUF2007 domain-containing protein, whose amino-acid sequence MGLMKVFSGSEILAIAIQERLEQAGVETTKKDNIQSARLGGFGQTDLAVEVFIQETDFAKANPVIEDFRMSI is encoded by the coding sequence ATGGGATTAATGAAGGTGTTTTCAGGAAGTGAAATATTAGCAATTGCTATACAGGAAAGATTAGAGCAGGCAGGAGTAGAGACGACAAAAAAAGATAATATTCAATCGGCTCGTTTAGGAGGTTTTGGACAAACAGATTTAGCGGTTGAGGTTTTTATTCAGGAAACTGATTTTGCAAAAGCAAATCCTGTTATTGAAGATTTCAGAATGAGTATCTAG
- the mtaB gene encoding tRNA (N(6)-L-threonylcarbamoyladenosine(37)-C(2))-methylthiotransferase MtaB, with translation MENRKKVAFYTLGCKLNFSETSTIARNFNDEGFDRVDFEEVADIYVINTCSVTENADKQFKQVVKKAMKLNEKAFVAAVGCYAQLKPEELAAVDGVDLVLGATEKFKITDYIHDLSKNDMGEVHSCEIAEADFYVGSYSIGDRTRAFLKVQDGCDYKCTYCTIPLARGISRSDALENVLQNAKEISTQNIKEIVLTGVNIGDYGKGEFGNKKHEHTFLDLVQALDKVEGIERLRISSIEPNLLKNETIEFVSKSRTFVPHFHIPLQSGSNDILKLMKRRYLREVYTERVNKIREVMPHACIGVDVIVGFPGETDEHFLETYHFLNEMDISYLHVFTYSERDNTEAANMSGVVPANVRAKRSKMLRGLSVKKRRAFYESQLGTNRTVLFESENKEGYIHGFTENYVKVKTPWNPELVNTLQEINLTKIDEDGSVRLEFLNKLAEA, from the coding sequence ATGGAAAATAGAAAAAAAGTTGCTTTTTATACGCTTGGCTGCAAATTGAATTTCTCAGAAACGTCTACAATCGCCCGAAATTTTAACGATGAGGGTTTTGATCGTGTCGATTTTGAAGAAGTAGCCGACATTTATGTGATCAATACCTGTTCTGTAACAGAAAATGCAGACAAACAATTTAAGCAGGTTGTAAAAAAGGCAATGAAACTTAACGAAAAGGCTTTTGTTGCCGCCGTGGGTTGTTATGCACAATTAAAACCGGAAGAATTAGCAGCTGTAGATGGTGTTGATTTGGTTTTGGGTGCTACTGAAAAATTTAAAATTACCGATTATATTCATGATTTGAGCAAAAACGATATGGGTGAAGTTCACTCATGCGAAATTGCCGAAGCTGATTTTTATGTAGGAAGTTATTCAATTGGTGATCGTACACGTGCTTTTTTGAAAGTTCAGGATGGCTGCGATTATAAATGTACGTATTGTACAATTCCGCTGGCAAGAGGAATTTCAAGAAGTGATGCTTTAGAGAATGTTTTGCAAAATGCTAAAGAAATCTCAACGCAAAACATCAAAGAAATTGTTTTAACCGGAGTAAATATTGGAGATTACGGAAAAGGAGAATTCGGAAATAAAAAACACGAACATACTTTTCTGGATTTAGTTCAGGCTTTAGATAAAGTGGAAGGAATTGAGCGTTTGCGAATTTCATCAATCGAACCAAATTTATTGAAAAATGAAACCATCGAGTTTGTGTCAAAAAGCAGAACTTTTGTGCCCCATTTTCATATTCCGCTACAATCAGGAAGCAACGATATTTTAAAATTAATGAAGCGCCGTTACTTACGTGAAGTGTATACAGAACGCGTAAATAAAATTCGCGAAGTAATGCCGCACGCTTGTATTGGTGTTGATGTTATTGTTGGTTTTCCCGGAGAAACAGATGAGCATTTTTTAGAAACATATCATTTCCTGAATGAAATGGATATTTCGTATTTACACGTTTTTACCTATTCTGAAAGAGATAATACCGAAGCAGCAAATATGTCAGGCGTTGTTCCGGCAAATGTTAGAGCAAAACGCAGTAAAATGCTACGTGGATTATCAGTAAAAAAACGTCGTGCTTTTTATGAAAGCCAGTTAGGAACAAACAGAACCGTTTTATTTGAAAGCGAAAATAAAGAAGGATATATTCACGGTTTTACCGAAAATTACGTAAAAGTAAAAACACCATGGAATCCTGAATTAGTCAATACACTGCAAGAAATAAACTTGACAAAAATAGATGAAGACGGAAGCGTTCGTTTAGAGTTTTTGAACAAATTAGCAGAAGCTTAG
- a CDS encoding Cof-type HAD-IIB family hydrolase: protein MQYKMLVLDMDDTLLTDDHKISELNKKVLLEAQAKGVHVVLASGRPTSAMTAYAKELKLDLYDSYIISFNGALISTVKDDLVLFEQCLTPEQIHDLYDYSVKMKTHIITYLDGEIVSETDSEYIEIEKEITGLPHNKVPDFKAAVTKPAVKCILLAEPSYLKEVEKDLKLAMPHLSVAMSKPFFLEAAQNGIDKAASLKLLAEKLNIHQSEIIAVGNAGNDLTMIEYAGLGVWVDNVTPELRDRANVIVASNNNDGVAEVVQRYILNNYVHEKIKIN from the coding sequence ATGCAATATAAAATGCTGGTACTCGACATGGATGACACCTTGTTGACAGACGATCATAAAATATCAGAATTAAATAAAAAAGTACTTCTTGAAGCGCAGGCAAAAGGCGTGCATGTTGTTTTGGCTTCCGGTCGACCAACTTCGGCGATGACTGCTTATGCAAAAGAACTGAAACTGGATTTGTACGATTCATACATTATTTCCTTTAATGGTGCCTTAATAAGTACTGTGAAAGATGATTTGGTTTTATTTGAGCAGTGTTTAACTCCAGAACAAATTCATGATTTATACGATTATAGTGTAAAGATGAAAACGCACATTATCACTTATCTTGATGGTGAAATTGTTAGTGAAACCGATTCGGAATATATCGAAATCGAAAAAGAAATCACCGGATTACCACATAATAAAGTACCTGATTTTAAAGCAGCCGTTACTAAACCTGCTGTAAAATGTATTTTATTGGCAGAACCTTCTTATTTAAAAGAAGTAGAAAAAGATTTAAAATTGGCAATGCCACATTTGAGTGTTGCAATGTCTAAGCCTTTTTTCCTTGAAGCAGCTCAAAATGGTATTGATAAAGCAGCGAGTTTAAAACTTTTGGCAGAAAAACTAAACATTCACCAAAGTGAAATTATTGCCGTTGGAAACGCTGGAAATGATTTAACGATGATCGAATATGCCGGTTTAGGTGTTTGGGTTGATAATGTAACACCTGAATTGCGTGACAGAGCAAATGTAATTGTAGCTTCAAATAACAATGACGGAGTTGCCGAAGTTGTGCAGCGTTATATTCTAAATAATTATGTTCATGAAAAAATCAAAATCAATTGA